The Porphyromonas pogonae genome segment AGGATTATTACTTTGACGGTAATAGCTCGATTCCTAATCGCTTAAACCTAAGCTCTGAAATTATACTTCAAGAAGCCCAAAAGGTTTTTGGCTCTAAGTATAAATATGATTATAGGGTGATGGACAAGTATGATGCTTATTATATAAGCCATAGCGGTAAGCTTAGCCTGCCTGTTGTGAGAGTGTCGGTAAACACTCCTGATAAACATACATTATATGTGAATCCTGAGACAGCACAATGTCGCATCATTGACAATGCAGCTCGAGAGGATGCGTGGAGATTCAGGAAATTCCACAGCCTAAATTTTTCTTTCCTTGCGAACCATCCTGTGATATGGACCATAGTTATGTGGCTTTTTATGATCATCGGGCTTGTGGCTTCTGCTACGGGATTATGGTTGAGTATTGATTACATTAAGCGACTTGTGAGAAGAAGGTGCCATCGCAATTAGAAATATATTAGGGAAATAAAATACTCATAAGTCAGTAAGCTATAGAGGAAGCCGGGGATAAAAATCATCATCGGGTTCCTCTTCTCTTTTTTGTCTGCATATCTTCTATTATCTTTGCAACCCGGCAATAAGCGTGGGAAGAGATAAAAACGGTTTTGTATATACCCATTGTGCGGGTAAATTATTCTGATCAGGAAGATAGTCTTTATATTCCGGAATTATTCCGGTTACCTTTTACATAAATCTCAACCATGCTTTTGAAAAATATTTAGCCCCTCTTTACTTTCTTAGTTAAGTCTATGGAGTTCTTTTGTTTGAATAATGATAAAGCTTGGAGTGTAAGATAATAATTGTGTAGGTGCAAAATATCTTGACTATTCGTCTCTCTCGACTAAAGTGAGTGTAGAGGTGGTGTTATGGGGCATGTGGCTTGCCCATGCTGTAGTACCAGGATAGAAAATACTATTTTACTGTTAAATCAAACAGCACCCGATATCATTATCCCAAAATGATATACAAAACCAAAGCCATAAATGGTAAAAGGGATGCCATATAATGAAGATTAAGAGTTGTCTCATTAAAAATCTTCATAAAAAGCAATTTGAATAATAAAATTTCTCAGAGCAATACACATTTTGCTTTAAAATGTGTATTTTTGAATCCAAAATATTGCATACTTGTAGACTTGGATGATTGCGCCTGTTTCTCAAGCATTTGCTTTGATAGGTAATAAGGTCTTCCCTTCACAATTCGAGATAATGATATCATACCCGATTTGCCGAAAAAGTTTACAAAATGTTTAACAAACGATAAAATGAAGTTATTGCAAAGCAAGTTGTCACGTTACAATGCCCCACAAGTAGCTCAAGCTGCAGGCATTTATCCTTACTTTCGTAAGATTGAAAGTGACCAAAGCACAGAAGTCGTCATCGATGGCCGTAAGGTTTTGATGTTCGGCTCCAATGCATATTTAGGCCTTGTGAATCATCCTAAAGTGATAGAGGCAGCTGTAAAAGCTACAGAAAAATATGGCACGGGATGTGCCGGAAGCCGTTTTCTCAATGGTACTTTGGATACACATTTGGCCCTTGAGAAAAGACTCGCTGAATTTGTGGGGAAGGAAGACGCCATTATATTCTCTACAGGCTTTCAGGTAAACTTGGGGGTCGTGGCATGCATCACCGGGCGTGAAGATTATATTCTCTGGGACGAGTTGGATCATGCTTCTATTATTGAAGGTATGCGTCTTTCGTTTAGCAATAAGCTTAAATTTAAGCATAATGATATGTCTTCTCTTGAAAAGAGATTGCAGCAATGTGATCCTGATAAGGTGAAGCTTATTGTTGTGGATGGTGTTTTCAGTATGGAAGGCGATGTATGTAATCTGCCTGAGATAGTAGCTCTAGCCAAACGTTATAATGCTACAGTTATGGTCGATGAAGCCCATGGTTTAGGAGTAATGGGCGATCATGGTAGAGGCGTTTGTAATCATTTCGGACTTACGGATGATGTGGATCTTATCATGGGTACATTTAGCAAATCTTTAGCTTCTTTGGGAGGCTTTATCGCTGCGGACAAAACCATAATCAATTATTTGAGGCATCATGCCCGATCTTATATTTTCAGTGCCAGCTGTACTCCCGCATCTACGGCGGCGGCTGATGCTGCATTGGATATCATGCTCAGTGAACCTGAGCGTATTCAGAGCTTGTGGGATAAAACTAATTACTGTCTCAAACGATTCCGCGAACAAGGATTTGAGATCGGACATACTTCGACTCCTATTATTCCGTTATTCATACGTGATAATGACCTTACATTTAAGATTACTCGTGACGTATTTAATGAAGGCGTATTTGTAAATCCTGTGGTATCTCCGGCAGTAGCACCGGACGATACATTGATAAGATTTTCACTGATGGCGACACATACTTATGAACAACTGGACTATGCAATAGACAAATTATACAAGGTGTTCAAAGAAAATGGTGTTCTCTAATAACCTGCTCATATGAGTGTGGCCGGTATTTGAATATTATCACAAGCTGCCTTTTCATTGTAAAATATCAATGAGGCAGCTTATTTTTTATCCATGTAAGGCGTTATGCAGTTAAGTATTTGTTTTCTTTTACTAACTTTGTTGCTTAAATTAAGGTGTTTATGATGAAGTCAAATTATAAGTGGAATTGTTTTTTATTGGCTAATCTGGTAGGTTGTAGCTTCTTACTGTCGAGTTGTAGTAAAAACACGCCCAAGATTCAAGATGTAACCATTAAGAGTATTCAGGTGGAATCATTCAAGCTATCCAAAAAGAATGATTTGGAGCTTAATAAAGTGTTTTTTTCTATAGATCAGGATCAGAATAAGATTTACAATGCTATTCCTGTCGACTTTTATAAAAAAATCGATTCAGTGGCACTTCTTATCAACGTGGCTTCGGGAGATAAAGTAGAACTTGCTGTTGGAGACGGAGAGTTCAAGCCTTATGTCCCTACCGATTCTATTTTTATCGGTAATAAGAACTATAATATGAAAGTCAGGGTAATGACACCTGATCAGAAATATCAGAAACTTTATGATATCAAGATCAATCAGTATAGTGCAGACCCTATGACTTTTAATTGGAATAAGCTTAACGCTCAGAACTTACCCGAAACATCGGCAGATTATAGCGAAGCTTTCGTGAGAGACCATCAAGTGCTTATCTACACCTCAAAAGGTAATGCTACTGCATTGAAAGTTGCTTCATTTTCCAATGTGCTCAAGTGGGAGTCCAAAACAATATCCGGAATTGCAGGTGTGAAGCAGATTGCTAAGACAAAAGATAATAAATTTGTGGCTGTAGATAACCAAGGAGCTTTACACTCTTCTGATAATGGAGAGGCTTTTAAAATACTCTCAGATGTCAAAGCTGTAGCTCTTTTGGGAATCATGCCTGATAAAATCACCGGGAAGGAAAAGATATTGCTTCTCTTGCCTGCTACGGCAGTGGAACTTGCTAAGGAGCAAAATTCAGGTAAGAACTATACTTTTGGTTATTTTGAAGATGGTAAACTGACGAGAGGTGCTTTAGCCCCGATAAATTATCCGGTAACCAAATTTACCTCATTACCTACAAAGGCATTCAATAGCTATGGTGTGAGGACTCTGGGTGGAGTAGACCTTGGTGGTAAAAGTGTTGGTTCGATATGGTATACTACCAATGGCTTGGATTGGTTGGAATATACAGCATCCAAAGGAGATGCCATAGAGCCTTCAAAATATAAAATGTCTGTGACATCTTATGGTAAGGCTATTTATTTATACACAGGGTCTGACAAAGAGAATAAGCTCACAGTATATTATTCGCAAGATGAGGGTTTGTCATGGACAAAAGGAAAAAGCTCCGTGATGCTTCCAAAGCTTGATGAATATGGAACAAGGGTAGGTAATGTAGTGGCTTTTGCCGACGAACAAAGCAATATGTATTTAGTTGGGGGCGTTAGTTCTGCAGGGCAATATTTCAATGATATTTGGAAAGGTAACTTAAAAATATCAAATAACTAAATGTCTTTTAAAATCTACTTTTTATAGATGAGCCGGTACATGAGTTTTATGATTTTATAATTATAAAACTCTCTGCTATTTATAAGAGGTTCTGTACAGAAGCGGGTTTGTTGAAGTCTAATTGAGGTAAATCTTTATGGCGGACACCAACGCTTTGGGAACTATAGAAAACAGTATTGAGAAGTTTTTGACATGACAGATAATTTGCAAAACAATTCTCCGTTTGATGAGAATAAGGTGCCTAAGCATGTGGCTATTATAATGGATGGCAATGGACGCTGGGCCAAAATGAGGGGGAAACATAGAAGTGAAGGTCATATAGCGGGAGTCGATTCTCTTCGCAATACCATAAAAGCAGCCTCTGATTTGGGTATAAAATATCTGACAATATACGCATTCAGTACTGAAAACTGGAAAAGGCCTTCGGATGAAGTGATTGCCCTGATGGATCTTTTGGCGAAGTCCGTGGCATCAGAAACTCCGGATCTTATCAAGGATGGAATAAGATTGCTTACCATAGGTAATATTGAAAAGTTACCCCAGGATACGCAATTGATACTCCAAGAATCAAAAGATGCTACGGCTCACAATACCAAGTTGAATCTTGTAGTAGCTTTGAGTTATTCGTCGCGTCAAGAAATTATGGATGCAACATGCCGTTTGGCTGCAAAGATCAGTAAGTGTGAGATTAGTCCCGATGCTTTAGATGAAGATCTATTCTCATCTTTGTTGGATACGGCTGAGATCCCTGATCCTGATCTTCTTATACGTACCGGCGGAGAGGTGCGAATAAGTAATTTCTTATTATGGCAGGCTGCATATGCCGAACTTTATTTTACAGATACGTTCTGGCCCGATTTTGGTTATGATGAATTGAAAAAGGCGATCTGTGACTATCAGGCAAGGGAAAGGCGCTTCGGGAAAACGAGCGAGCAAATTGCCGAAGAATGTAAGTAACGAAATATATCGAAATCAATATATAATGTACAAACCGTTTTCATTAATCGTAGTTTCGCTTTGTGTTTCCTCTTTGGGTCTCAGCGCTCAGGCTCTGAGCAAGGACGCTGTGCTGAAGACTGATTCGATCAAGCAAGAGAAGGAAGGTGTGATCAATAACCCTACAATAGACTATGCAAGACCAACTACAAAGGTCATTGCTGACGTAAAAATTACGGGTGCTAAGAACTTTGATGAATCTTTGCTTTTGAATCTTTCAGGAATCAATGTCGGTGACAAAGTAGAAATACCCGGCCCTGTTTTTACCTCTGCTGTAAACAAGCTGTTGGCTCAAGGATATTTTTCGGATGTCAAGATCAGCGTAAGTAAGTATGTGGGTAACAAAGCTTGGATACAAATTCAGGTGGAGCAAAGACCTCGTATATACAGCGTAAAATACCATGGGATTTCTAAAAGTCAGCAAGAGGATTTAGATAAGAA includes the following:
- the spt gene encoding serine palmitoyltransferase, translated to MKLLQSKLSRYNAPQVAQAAGIYPYFRKIESDQSTEVVIDGRKVLMFGSNAYLGLVNHPKVIEAAVKATEKYGTGCAGSRFLNGTLDTHLALEKRLAEFVGKEDAIIFSTGFQVNLGVVACITGREDYILWDELDHASIIEGMRLSFSNKLKFKHNDMSSLEKRLQQCDPDKVKLIVVDGVFSMEGDVCNLPEIVALAKRYNATVMVDEAHGLGVMGDHGRGVCNHFGLTDDVDLIMGTFSKSLASLGGFIAADKTIINYLRHHARSYIFSASCTPASTAAADAALDIMLSEPERIQSLWDKTNYCLKRFREQGFEIGHTSTPIIPLFIRDNDLTFKITRDVFNEGVFVNPVVSPAVAPDDTLIRFSLMATHTYEQLDYAIDKLYKVFKENGVL
- a CDS encoding DUF6242 domain-containing protein — protein: MMKSNYKWNCFLLANLVGCSFLLSSCSKNTPKIQDVTIKSIQVESFKLSKKNDLELNKVFFSIDQDQNKIYNAIPVDFYKKIDSVALLINVASGDKVELAVGDGEFKPYVPTDSIFIGNKNYNMKVRVMTPDQKYQKLYDIKINQYSADPMTFNWNKLNAQNLPETSADYSEAFVRDHQVLIYTSKGNATALKVASFSNVLKWESKTISGIAGVKQIAKTKDNKFVAVDNQGALHSSDNGEAFKILSDVKAVALLGIMPDKITGKEKILLLLPATAVELAKEQNSGKNYTFGYFEDGKLTRGALAPINYPVTKFTSLPTKAFNSYGVRTLGGVDLGGKSVGSIWYTTNGLDWLEYTASKGDAIEPSKYKMSVTSYGKAIYLYTGSDKENKLTVYYSQDEGLSWTKGKSSVMLPKLDEYGTRVGNVVAFADEQSNMYLVGGVSSAGQYFNDIWKGNLKISNN
- a CDS encoding isoprenyl transferase; translated protein: MTDNLQNNSPFDENKVPKHVAIIMDGNGRWAKMRGKHRSEGHIAGVDSLRNTIKAASDLGIKYLTIYAFSTENWKRPSDEVIALMDLLAKSVASETPDLIKDGIRLLTIGNIEKLPQDTQLILQESKDATAHNTKLNLVVALSYSSRQEIMDATCRLAAKISKCEISPDALDEDLFSSLLDTAEIPDPDLLIRTGGEVRISNFLLWQAAYAELYFTDTFWPDFGYDELKKAICDYQARERRFGKTSEQIAEECK